The Thermococcus sibiricus MM 739 DNA window ACAACTGCTGCTAAAATGTTAAAAAACAAAGCTTTTAAACTTTTTAACTTTTCTATATTCTTGAGGTGTAATTGGTGTTTCCCCGTGTCTCTATAATTATTTTGAACTGGAACGGCTGGAGGGATACGATAGAGTGCTTGGAATCGGTTTACAGGATCACTTATCCTAATTACGATGTTGTTGTTGTTGATAATGGTTCCCAGGATGATTCTGTTCAAAAGATTAAGGAGTATGCTGAGGGGAAAGTCAGGGTTAATTCAAAGTTTTTTGAATATAATACAGAAAATAAGCCGATTAAGGTTTTCGAGGTTAGTGAGGACGATGCGAGGGAAGGAAGGTTCAACAGGCCACTTTATGAGAAGTATGACGTTGATAGGAGAATGATCTTGATCAAAAACAAGGACAATTACGGCTTTGCAGGCGGGAATAACATAGGAATAAAATTTGCACTAAGCGTTTTGAATCCCGAATACATACTGCTTTTGAACAACGACACGGTAGTTGATCCAAAGTTCTTGGATGAGCTTGTCAAAGTTGCTGAAAGCGACGAAAAAATAGGGATTGTTGGGCCAAAAATTTACTATTATGATTATAAAGGGAGAAGTGATGTAATTTGGTTTGATGGTGGACGTATCCATTGGTGGTGGCTTTGGGCATATTCTTCTAGTAAAGATTCTGAAAGAGACACCCATCCTAGAAATGTTGAATGGATCACAGGGGCCGCCTTAATGATGAATACCAAATATTTTAAGACATTGAATTCCAAATACTTCTTTGGGAACGAAGATGTTGAGCTAGGTATAAAAGCCAATCGCAAAGGGTTGAGGGTCATCTGTGTTCCCAGTTCTAAAGTCTGGCACAAAGTTGGTGTTTCACGAAAAAAGGCCAAAGTTAATATAAGAGCATTAGAGGGATATTTCAATTTTGTTCGTGTAAACTTTTCTTCTCTAACGTATGCTTACCAAGTTGTAATCAACACTTTGCTCATTCCAGTCCGTTTTATTTTAAACAGAGATTTAAACATGCTTTATTACCTTCTCCAGAAGTTTAAACAACGGCAATGACACTCCCAGTATTGTAAATGGCATTCTTGAACACAAAGATCCTTGAAAGGACTTCCTTAGTTTCGGCACCAAGAGACAGGTATGCCCGCTGAGAATACCCTTTACCCAAAACAAAGTACCTATCCTGGATAAGTTTTACCCGTATTAGAGCTAAACAGTCCCTGTTCTGGATAATAGCATCAAAAGTCTGGAGGTTGCAAGTTGGAAAAGATCTATGGTCCTCATTAAGCATTCCC harbors:
- a CDS encoding glycosyltransferase family 2 protein, with the protein product MFPRVSIIILNWNGWRDTIECLESVYRITYPNYDVVVVDNGSQDDSVQKIKEYAEGKVRVNSKFFEYNTENKPIKVFEVSEDDAREGRFNRPLYEKYDVDRRMILIKNKDNYGFAGGNNIGIKFALSVLNPEYILLLNNDTVVDPKFLDELVKVAESDEKIGIVGPKIYYYDYKGRSDVIWFDGGRIHWWWLWAYSSSKDSERDTHPRNVEWITGAALMMNTKYFKTLNSKYFFGNEDVELGIKANRKGLRVICVPSSKVWHKVGVSRKKAKVNIRALEGYFNFVRVNFSSLTYAYQVVINTLLIPVRFILNRDLNMLYYLLQKFKQRQ